TTCTGCGTGCTGCGCTCCGTGGCGAGCTCGTTGTACCAGTGCGGCAGCACCCCCGACGGACCGACCAGCCCCAAAAAGGCCACCTCCAGCCGGGTCACCCCCTTCTCTGTCGTGAGGGCGCAAATGTCGCTCGGGGGAAAGGAAAAACCCGGCTTCACCCCCAGTCGCACCGGCTCCCGGGCGAGATCGCCACACTCCCCCACCCCGCCCTTCTCCGGGGCGAGACTCTCCAGAAGCCGCACCGCACTGTAGAAGGAGAAGCGGTAGAACTCGCCGAAAAGGCGGTCCCTTACAGAAGCATGCGGTGCCCGTTCCTGGGAGGCCATTCCTTCAGTTTTTCCTTTCTTTGCAGCGTTTCCGCCGTCATCCGCACAAAAGAGTTGATGCTGACGTATTCCCCGAGGAAACGCTCGATGACGCTTGCAAAGAGGAAAAGCCCGGTGCCGACGTACTTCTCCTCGTCAAAGGTCACCGTCACGCTCACGCCGCGGCAAAACGAGGAGGAGATCCTCTTCGTCACATACTCGGAGCGTATCCCGACGATCCCGCTGATCTGCTGGCGCGTCGCGGGGGAGTTGTCGAAATCGTACAGCCGGAGGATTTCCTTCAGCGCCTCGCCGTTCCCGTTCAAAAGGGAGAGGTAGTTGAGCGACAGATGGGAAATAAGCCGCCACTGCAACTCCCCCCCGAGCGCCGGCCTTCGCGGCGGTGTCGGCTTCACCAGGCACCGTACCCCCCGCACCGGCGCGGCGAGCTCGGTTTCGAAGTCGTCCGTGCCTCCTATCGGTATGCGCGCCGGGAGGTCGCGGTTGGTGCAGCTCACCTGGACGTGCACCACCTCCGCGCCGGGGCTCGTGGGGTCGAAATCGAGATCGACGAAAGAGAGATAGACGTCAGTGCCGTCGTCGCCGTCGCGGCCGGAGGGCTGGCGCTTCAGGTGCCAGTACGCCCGGGAGGCGGCGCGCCCCTCCTCCGCGTGGTGGTCCAGGGAGTACAGCGGGCGGTACACGGTCTCCCGGTCCGACCCGACCACGCTGGAGACCACCCGCTCCACCATGAAGACCTCCGTTGCCGCCGCCCGGCGCAGGTCGGGGATGACCTGGTACTCGGTCCGCTGGTGGTCGATCTGGATCGGCTCCGCGGTCCTTTTGAAGACGTTGATGACGGGAGTGGCGCCGAGGGTGAACGTCTCCTTCGTCACCACGAGATTTGGCCTCGCCCGCTCGAGGATGAAGGAGATCTCCATGCGGTCGCCGACGCTTCGGCCGGAGAGCTTCTCCAGCCCGGAGAGGTCCAGGAAGAGGAACTTTTCCGGAAAGGAGAAGTATTCGAAAAGGAGGTGGTATGCCGAGTAGCTGCGCCCGTCCAAGGGGACCAGCGCCTCCTCCGCGTTGAACCCCACCGGCCGGATCTCCCCCGGCGTCAGGGCCACCGTCTCCTGCCTCCCCTGTGGCGTCCTCCAGGAGAGCTCGATGTGGCAGACATTGTTCAGGAGCG
The DNA window shown above is from Geomonas sp. RF6 and carries:
- the tssF gene encoding type VI secretion system baseplate subunit TssF, with product MGDELLHYYERELAFMRAMGAEFAARYPMVAARLQLEGDRCGDPHTERLIEAFSFLSGRIHKKIDDHFPEITESLFQVLYPHYVAPVPSMSVVCFDPVRQAIPATGYTIEKGTVLYSKPVNGFPCQFSTGYPVMLWPVEVLSATVGDPGKLVAKAQQAIVIGLGTTNGAGFSELDCRRLRFFLNGSPQHVYHLYEALLNNVCHIELSWRTPQGRQETVALTPGEIRPVGFNAEEALVPLDGRSYSAYHLLFEYFSFPEKFLFLDLSGLEKLSGRSVGDRMEISFILERARPNLVVTKETFTLGATPVINVFKRTAEPIQIDHQRTEYQVIPDLRRAAATEVFMVERVVSSVVGSDRETVYRPLYSLDHHAEEGRAASRAYWHLKRQPSGRDGDDGTDVYLSFVDLDFDPTSPGAEVVHVQVSCTNRDLPARIPIGGTDDFETELAAPVRGVRCLVKPTPPRRPALGGELQWRLISHLSLNYLSLLNGNGEALKEILRLYDFDNSPATRQQISGIVGIRSEYVTKRISSSFCRGVSVTVTFDEEKYVGTGLFLFASVIERFLGEYVSINSFVRMTAETLQRKEKLKEWPPRNGHRMLL